A single Chryseobacterium sp. DNA region contains:
- a CDS encoding zinc metallopeptidase → MTGYYIIIGISMLVSWWVSSRLKSKFEYYSNVHLRNGLSGKEVAEKMLRDNGINDVQVISVPGQLTDHYNPADKTVNLSEGVYMQRNAAAAAVAAHECGHAVQHAVGYSMLNLRSKLVPIVNISSNLMQFVLIAGIAIMAASRTIENPNGNTTVLAVGVAMFAMTTLFAFVTLPVEYDASNRAMKWLKDTGAVTAEEFVGVQDSLKWAARTYVVAAIGSLAQLLYWGSLLLGGRRD, encoded by the coding sequence ATGACGGGTTATTATATCATTATTGGTATTTCAATGCTGGTGAGCTGGTGGGTTTCGTCCAGGTTGAAATCGAAATTTGAATATTATTCCAATGTCCATCTCCGAAATGGCCTTTCGGGGAAAGAAGTAGCGGAAAAGATGTTGAGAGATAACGGGATTAATGATGTTCAGGTAATATCAGTTCCCGGGCAGTTGACGGACCACTATAATCCGGCAGATAAGACTGTAAACCTTTCCGAAGGAGTTTACATGCAGAGAAATGCAGCGGCAGCTGCAGTGGCGGCTCACGAATGCGGGCACGCTGTACAACATGCGGTAGGATATTCAATGCTGAATTTACGCTCAAAACTGGTTCCGATTGTCAACATAAGTTCCAATCTGATGCAGTTTGTTCTTATAGCGGGGATCGCCATCATGGCAGCATCACGGACCATTGAAAACCCCAATGGCAATACTACGGTACTGGCTGTTGGAGTGGCTATGTTTGCGATGACCACACTCTTTGCTTTTGTAACCTTACCGGTAGAATATGATGCCAGCAACAGGGCGATGAAATGGCTTAAAGATACAGGAGCTGTAACTGCCGAAGAATTTGTCGGAGTACAGGATAGTCTGAAATGGGCGGCAAGAACATATGTGGTCGCCGCAATAGGATCTTTGGCCCAGCTTTTATACTGGGGTTCTCTGCTTCTTGGCGGAAGAAGGGATTAA
- a CDS encoding YigZ family protein translates to MTFEYKTIEKPIENTLIKEKGSKFIGFAYPVNNESELKNALEKIREEHPKATHHCYAFRMGLNGENYRANDDGEPSGSAGLPIYNQLLAHEITNVLVIVVRYYGGTKLGVSGLVKTYKESAKITLEEASIITKELETEVEIRFNFNQQNTIFTLLSKFDAKVLNFDANENCILTASLKLVQKENISEKLSEMQYVSFEFKD, encoded by the coding sequence ATGACGTTCGAGTACAAAACCATAGAAAAACCTATAGAAAACACTTTAATAAAGGAGAAAGGAAGCAAATTCATCGGATTTGCTTATCCTGTGAATAATGAAAGTGAACTGAAAAATGCATTGGAAAAGATCAGAGAGGAGCATCCAAAAGCAACTCACCACTGCTATGCCTTCAGAATGGGACTGAACGGGGAAAACTACCGTGCCAATGACGATGGAGAGCCCTCAGGAAGTGCGGGCCTGCCGATCTATAATCAGCTGCTCGCCCATGAAATTACCAATGTACTGGTTATTGTAGTCCGTTATTATGGGGGAACCAAACTCGGGGTTTCAGGGCTGGTAAAAACGTACAAAGAATCTGCAAAGATCACTTTAGAAGAAGCCAGCATCATTACTAAAGAACTGGAAACAGAAGTTGAGATCCGGTTCAACTTTAACCAGCAGAATACTATTTTCACGCTGCTTTCAAAATTTGATGCTAAAGTTTTAAATTTTGATGCCAACGAAAACTGTATCCTTACCGCCTCATTAAAATTGGTCCAAAAAGAAAACATCTCGGAAAAATTATCCGAGATGCAATATGTTTCATTTGAATTTAAAGATTAA
- the ribD gene encoding bifunctional diaminohydroxyphosphoribosylaminopyrimidine deaminase/5-amino-6-(5-phosphoribosylamino)uracil reductase RibD, which yields MTNDEFYIKRCIELARKALGKTYPNPLVGSVIVHNGEIIGEGYHHKAGENHAEINAINSVKNKELIPESTIYVSLEPCAHYGKTPPCALKIKELGFKKVVIGAMDSHDKVNGKGKKIIQDAGIEAVSGILEGECLELNKRFFTYHEKKRPYIILKWAESADGFLDKDFKPTAVSNVLVNQFVHQLRADEHAILVGTQTALNDNPALTVRNTEGINPVRVLIDFDLKVPVDFRIYNNEAGTLVLNSIKEGTEGSIQFIRIKKENFLPELMEALYKQQIQSIIIEGGRFTLQQFIDAKLWDEAIVIKNNTLKLENGTKAPQFNYPAGKTEQFRDNLISFFKLK from the coding sequence ATGACTAACGACGAATTCTACATTAAAAGATGCATTGAACTGGCCCGAAAAGCATTGGGCAAGACCTATCCGAATCCTTTGGTGGGAAGTGTAATTGTCCACAACGGAGAAATCATTGGCGAAGGTTACCATCATAAAGCCGGAGAAAATCATGCTGAGATCAATGCCATCAATTCCGTTAAAAATAAAGAGCTAATTCCAGAATCCACGATCTATGTTTCCCTGGAGCCCTGTGCCCATTATGGGAAAACGCCACCATGTGCATTAAAAATTAAAGAATTAGGCTTTAAAAAAGTGGTTATCGGCGCGATGGATTCCCATGATAAAGTCAACGGAAAAGGGAAAAAAATCATTCAGGATGCCGGGATTGAAGCCGTTTCAGGTATTCTGGAAGGGGAATGCCTTGAGCTGAATAAACGATTCTTCACGTATCATGAAAAGAAGAGACCTTATATTATTCTAAAATGGGCAGAATCCGCTGATGGCTTTTTAGATAAAGATTTCAAACCTACTGCGGTTTCAAATGTTTTGGTAAACCAGTTTGTCCATCAGTTAAGAGCTGATGAGCATGCCATTTTAGTAGGAACTCAAACCGCACTCAATGACAACCCGGCTTTAACCGTCAGAAATACTGAAGGAATCAATCCTGTAAGAGTATTAATTGATTTTGACCTCAAAGTCCCGGTTGATTTCAGGATTTACAACAATGAAGCGGGAACATTGGTTTTAAATTCCATTAAAGAGGGGACTGAAGGATCTATTCAGTTTATCAGGATAAAAAAAGAAAATTTTCTGCCGGAATTAATGGAAGCCCTGTATAAACAACAGATCCAATCTATCATTATTGAAGGCGGCCGCTTTACCCTGCAGCAGTTTATTGATGCGAAACTTTGGGATGAAGCTATTGTGATTAAAAATAATACTCTGAAACTGGAAAACGGCACAAAAGCTCCGCAATTTAATTATCCAGCTGGCAAAACGGAACAGTTCAGGGATAACCTAATTTCTTTTTTTAAATTAAAATAG
- a CDS encoding DUF349 domain-containing protein — translation MITENNLSDNEEKKNANEVSQETSENKDSHDVAPHEDDAEHAEEHEDVDISLADALKEMEKIINTPNAGESFKKFNQLKEKASHYIHDEVEDKKHEYVEAGNAPENFSYEHSLQSRLSALINIFREKHDDFQKGQEEEQKKNLEHRQNIIERLKNLYTSSEPGINLFKSIREIKEEWSKAGQVAKSEFKILNNNYFHHLNQFYQMLDLNKEFLEQEYSHNLEKRQHIIARAQELENEPVIQKALNELQYLHKLWKEEAEPVAEEFREKTWEEFKEISNKIHERKSELSAVIEKEQTANLEKKNQIIAEIKKLSEPSETPNHSYWQNAIKRVEDLRSDFLKTGSVPRKLSNQNWNDFKTTLRGFNTTKNNYYKSLKGSQQANLEEKLKLIQTAKDNMNNEEWDIVVPLFKKLQEDWKKIGHVPKSMTNKIWDEFRDACNAFFNNYREKSNTSTDNWKENYKNKKALLDELKMVSNEEGSIEKIEQIKTSWNNIGKVPRDKISINTEFNKTLREKLKINKINELELKEEGLSENQLTDKARKIKNQISDLEAEIVKLENNLSFFNKPSRENPLLKDTYNTIDEKKAHLETLKQNLHSIISGD, via the coding sequence ATGATTACAGAAAACAATCTTTCTGACAACGAAGAAAAGAAAAATGCTAACGAAGTATCCCAGGAAACATCGGAAAATAAAGATTCCCATGATGTAGCTCCTCATGAAGATGATGCTGAGCATGCGGAAGAACATGAAGATGTTGACATTTCCCTGGCTGATGCTTTGAAAGAAATGGAAAAAATCATCAACACTCCCAACGCCGGTGAAAGCTTTAAAAAATTCAACCAGCTGAAGGAAAAAGCAAGTCATTACATCCACGATGAAGTGGAAGATAAAAAACATGAATATGTAGAAGCCGGAAACGCACCTGAAAACTTCAGTTACGAGCACTCTTTACAGTCCAGACTTTCTGCTTTGATCAATATTTTCAGAGAAAAGCATGATGACTTTCAAAAAGGACAGGAAGAGGAACAGAAAAAGAACCTTGAACACCGTCAGAACATCATTGAGAGACTTAAAAACCTGTACACCAGTTCTGAACCGGGAATCAACCTCTTTAAATCCATTCGCGAAATCAAAGAAGAATGGTCAAAAGCAGGACAGGTTGCAAAATCTGAATTTAAAATACTCAACAACAATTACTTCCACCATTTAAACCAGTTTTATCAGATGCTGGATTTAAATAAAGAATTTTTGGAACAGGAATACAGCCATAATTTAGAAAAAAGACAACATATCATTGCCCGCGCCCAGGAATTGGAAAACGAGCCGGTGATTCAGAAAGCTTTGAATGAGCTTCAGTATCTGCACAAACTTTGGAAAGAAGAAGCTGAGCCTGTGGCAGAAGAGTTCCGTGAAAAAACATGGGAAGAATTCAAAGAAATCTCCAATAAAATCCACGAAAGAAAATCTGAACTGTCTGCTGTTATCGAAAAAGAACAGACTGCCAATCTTGAAAAGAAAAATCAGATCATTGCTGAGATCAAAAAACTTTCCGAGCCTTCAGAAACACCCAACCACAGCTACTGGCAGAATGCCATTAAAAGAGTGGAAGATCTTCGTTCCGATTTCCTGAAAACAGGAAGTGTTCCAAGAAAACTTTCCAACCAGAACTGGAATGATTTCAAAACAACCCTGAGAGGCTTTAATACAACAAAAAACAATTATTACAAGTCTTTAAAAGGCTCCCAACAAGCCAATCTGGAAGAGAAATTAAAACTGATTCAAACGGCCAAAGACAATATGAACAATGAAGAATGGGATATTGTCGTTCCCCTGTTTAAAAAACTCCAGGAAGACTGGAAAAAAATTGGGCACGTTCCTAAGAGCATGACCAATAAAATCTGGGATGAATTCCGTGATGCATGTAATGCTTTCTTTAACAACTACAGAGAAAAAAGCAATACTTCTACCGATAACTGGAAAGAAAATTATAAAAATAAAAAAGCTCTTCTTGACGAACTGAAAATGGTTTCCAACGAAGAAGGGAGCATCGAAAAGATAGAACAGATTAAAACATCATGGAACAATATCGGAAAAGTTCCGCGTGATAAAATTTCAATCAATACAGAATTCAATAAGACTTTAAGAGAGAAACTGAAGATCAATAAGATCAATGAACTTGAACTGAAAGAAGAAGGTTTATCTGAAAACCAGCTTACCGATAAAGCAAGAAAGATCAAAAACCAAATCTCTGATCTTGAAGCTGAAATCGTAAAACTGGAAAACAACCTTTCTTTCTTCAACAAACCGTCAAGAGAAAATCCTCTTTTAAAAGATACATACAACACCATTGATGAGAAAAAAGCTCATCTGGAAACATTAAAACAGAATCTCCACAGCATTATCAGCGGAGATTAA
- a CDS encoding shikimate dehydrogenase produces MDSNKKLGLIGRNISYSFSKKFFENKFQKLMLKDFSYDIFDLNEINEVEDLLASPELVGFNVTIPYKEKIMDYLDELSDEAEKIGAVNCVLIRNGKKTGYNTDAFGFEKTLLLHRKPSHDKALILGNGGAAKAVKYVLDKLGIPSQTISRSTEINFENLDKETVQEHKIIIQCTPVGTFPNVEDCLNFPFDALSSDHLVIDLIYNPNYTQFIINASEKGAKTVNGYYMLEQQAEKAWEIWNV; encoded by the coding sequence ATGGATTCCAATAAAAAATTAGGGTTGATAGGACGAAATATTTCCTATTCCTTTTCTAAAAAATTCTTCGAAAATAAGTTCCAAAAGCTTATGCTTAAAGATTTCTCCTACGATATTTTCGACCTGAACGAGATCAATGAAGTAGAAGATCTTCTTGCTTCCCCGGAACTTGTAGGTTTCAATGTAACCATTCCCTATAAAGAGAAAATTATGGATTATCTGGATGAATTAAGTGATGAAGCAGAAAAAATAGGCGCCGTCAATTGTGTTCTTATCCGGAATGGTAAAAAAACTGGATATAATACCGATGCCTTCGGTTTCGAAAAAACACTTCTCCTTCACAGAAAACCATCCCATGACAAAGCATTGATCTTAGGAAACGGAGGTGCTGCAAAGGCTGTAAAATATGTTTTAGACAAGCTGGGTATTCCATCCCAAACCATCTCCAGAAGTACAGAAATTAATTTTGAAAACCTGGACAAAGAAACCGTTCAGGAGCACAAAATAATCATTCAGTGTACTCCGGTGGGAACATTCCCCAACGTTGAGGATTGCTTGAATTTTCCTTTTGACGCCCTTTCTTCAGATCATCTGGTGATCGATTTAATCTACAATCCCAATTATACCCAGTTTATCATCAATGCTTCGGAAAAAGGAGCAAAAACAGTCAACGGTTATTATATGCTTGAACAACAAGCAGAAAAAGCCTGGGAAATTTGGAATGTTTGA
- a CDS encoding endonuclease codes for MKRILSFFLLSVIFINTLAQAPAGYYGPAAGLTGAALKTALKTIITNGHIDHGYNGLWNGYATTDRDYFYENDGTILDIYSENPNGADQYSYTLGVNQCGTYSVEGQCYNREHVIPQSLFSSASPMVADINFIRPTDGKVNGMRSNYPYGVVGSASFTSKNGSKLGSSVSQGYSGTVFEPIDAFKGDIARMILYFVTRYEDKLANFTSGGMLANTTFPGLQPWALNQYIAWHIMDPVSQEEIARNNASYSYQGNRNPFIDHPEYVAQIWGTPVLDTQAPTAATNLAASNPTSNSVALSWTAATDNVGVASYQIYANGTLRATVSGTATSTTVTGLSPLTQYTFYIIAKDAAGNSSPQSTTATATTLDGPVGGSCGTEDFEMITGAANTYLTATWTNNGISWTATDARVDQTINNKAITIRNGNLTSSTLSGGIQSLTLTTQLKFTGIAGNINVLINNVNVGTIPYSDVATTTTINNINVSGNIVIKLTNSSTSNRVALDDLSWTCYSTLATSETQKNKSDFTIYPNPVRNNELFVKGENLGKISKAEIYDLAGKLIQTIAHPFKNSNKINLRE; via the coding sequence ATGAAACGAATTTTATCCTTTTTTCTACTGAGTGTGATTTTTATCAACACTTTGGCACAGGCTCCGGCAGGATATTATGGCCCTGCAGCAGGTCTAACAGGGGCCGCTCTTAAAACAGCCCTTAAAACCATTATTACTAATGGGCATATAGATCATGGTTATAATGGCTTGTGGAACGGCTATGCTACTACTGACCGCGATTACTTTTATGAAAATGACGGAACGATTCTGGATATCTATTCTGAAAATCCAAATGGAGCGGATCAATACAGCTACACTTTAGGAGTCAACCAGTGTGGGACATATTCAGTTGAAGGGCAGTGCTACAACAGAGAGCACGTTATTCCTCAGAGTTTATTCAGCAGTGCTTCTCCAATGGTAGCAGACATTAATTTTATCCGCCCTACCGATGGGAAAGTAAACGGTATGAGATCCAACTATCCTTACGGTGTTGTGGGAAGCGCTTCTTTCACTTCTAAAAACGGATCAAAATTAGGATCATCCGTATCTCAGGGGTATTCAGGTACTGTATTTGAACCTATCGATGCTTTTAAAGGAGATATTGCCCGAATGATTCTTTATTTCGTTACAAGATATGAAGATAAGCTTGCTAATTTCACTTCCGGTGGAATGCTTGCCAATACTACATTTCCCGGTCTGCAGCCTTGGGCCCTTAATCAATATATAGCGTGGCACATCATGGATCCTGTATCCCAGGAAGAAATTGCAAGAAACAACGCTTCTTATAGCTATCAGGGAAACAGAAACCCTTTCATTGACCACCCTGAATATGTGGCTCAGATCTGGGGAACTCCGGTTCTCGATACACAGGCACCTACTGCAGCGACCAATCTGGCTGCCAGCAACCCTACTTCAAACTCTGTCGCATTAAGCTGGACAGCAGCTACCGATAACGTAGGAGTAGCTTCTTATCAGATTTATGCCAACGGTACTTTAAGAGCGACTGTTTCAGGTACTGCAACATCTACAACCGTAACCGGATTATCTCCGCTTACCCAATATACATTCTATATCATCGCAAAAGATGCAGCCGGAAACTCTTCACCACAAAGTACAACAGCCACAGCAACTACTCTGGATGGCCCGGTTGGCGGAAGTTGCGGAACAGAAGATTTTGAAATGATTACCGGTGCTGCAAACACTTATCTGACAGCCACCTGGACGAATAACGGAATTTCATGGACTGCAACAGACGCTAGAGTTGACCAGACCATCAACAATAAGGCTATAACAATCAGAAATGGTAATTTAACAAGCTCAACACTTTCAGGTGGAATTCAGAGCTTAACTTTAACAACACAGCTAAAATTTACAGGAATTGCTGGTAATATCAATGTTTTGATAAATAATGTTAATGTAGGAACCATCCCTTACAGTGATGTTGCAACCACTACCACCATTAACAACATAAACGTAAGCGGAAATATTGTGATTAAGCTGACAAATTCGTCTACTTCAAACAGAGTAGCCCTGGATGATCTTAGCTGGACATGCTACAGTACATTAGCCACTTCTGAAACTCAAAAGAACAAGTCAGACTTCACCATCTACCCTAACCCGGTAAGAAATAATGAGCTGTTTGTGAAAGGAGAAAACCTGGGCAAAATTTCAAAAGCTGAGATCTATGATCTTGCAGGAAAATTAATTCAAACGATTGCCCATCCTTTTAAAAATTCAAATAAAATCAACCTTCGGGAGTAA
- a CDS encoding ABC transporter permease, producing the protein MKNIAFYIASRYLLAKKGSTAVTFITWLAVGAMTVAVTAMFVIISVFSGLEDLNKDLISNLHADLTLKSTSGKTIKNLDKVNRILLSNKEISSFSRVIEEKVYVSFNGKGDIAYLRGVDSAYIKVNPINKDVFYGTFPSFKYSNEVLMENSLDNRLSIPVDSSNHYATIFMPKPGTGIINKEEDIYNKRDILVTGVFPGKDQLDNYIISPIELTEELLSLPKKSAYQIVIKLKNPENADAVKQSLLSALGKNIDIKTKEEENAAFWKMINTEKLFIYLIFALVIFITTFNLAGAIIILQLDKKEQAKSLISLGFPLSHLRRTYFYTGILIVISGVISGLILGTALCYFQLYTEFFRANEVLPFPVKIVGKNYFIVACTASLFGIAISWFFSKISKEYITKN; encoded by the coding sequence TTGAAGAATATTGCATTTTACATAGCATCCAGATACCTTTTGGCTAAAAAAGGCAGTACTGCCGTTACGTTTATTACGTGGCTGGCGGTAGGCGCTATGACGGTTGCTGTGACTGCAATGTTCGTTATTATTTCAGTTTTTTCAGGACTGGAAGACCTGAATAAAGACCTTATTTCCAACCTTCATGCTGATTTAACGTTAAAAAGTACTTCGGGAAAAACCATTAAGAACCTGGACAAGGTCAATAGAATTTTACTCAGCAATAAAGAGATCAGCAGCTTTTCCCGCGTTATTGAAGAAAAAGTATACGTCAGCTTCAACGGGAAAGGAGACATTGCCTATTTAAGAGGAGTAGATTCCGCTTATATCAAAGTAAACCCTATCAATAAGGACGTTTTTTACGGAACCTTTCCCAGTTTCAAATATTCCAATGAGGTATTAATGGAAAACAGTCTGGACAACAGGCTTTCCATTCCTGTGGATTCTTCCAACCATTACGCCACCATCTTTATGCCTAAGCCGGGAACCGGTATTATTAATAAAGAAGAGGATATTTATAATAAAAGAGATATTCTCGTGACCGGTGTTTTCCCGGGAAAAGATCAATTGGACAATTACATTATTTCCCCTATTGAACTTACCGAAGAACTGCTTAGTTTACCAAAAAAGTCAGCTTACCAGATTGTTATTAAACTTAAAAATCCGGAAAATGCAGATGCTGTGAAACAAAGCTTACTTTCTGCTCTTGGCAAAAATATTGATATAAAAACCAAAGAAGAAGAAAATGCAGCCTTCTGGAAGATGATCAATACGGAAAAACTATTTATCTATTTAATATTTGCCTTGGTTATTTTTATTACGACCTTTAATCTTGCGGGAGCTATTATTATCCTTCAGCTGGATAAGAAAGAACAGGCAAAATCTCTTATCTCATTAGGTTTCCCTTTAAGCCATTTAAGGAGAACGTATTTCTATACCGGAATTCTCATTGTCATTTCGGGAGTGATCTCAGGATTAATTCTGGGTACAGCACTATGTTACTTCCAGCTTTACACAGAATTCTTCAGAGCCAATGAAGTACTTCCCTTCCCTGTAAAGATTGTTGGAAAAAATTATTTCATCGTCGCATGTACCGCTTCTCTATTTGGTATTGCAATCTCCTGGTTCTTCTCAAAAATCAGCAAAGAGTATATTACTAAAAATTAA
- the rbfA gene encoding 30S ribosome-binding factor RbfA: MESNRQRKVAQIIQEDFAELFRKQAADSKQSILVSVSDVKVTADLGIAKIYLSIFPQEFRSAVMKEIEENKPQYRNFIGQKMAKQVRIIPQLNFYLDTALDDVEKLERELRGEGDNPVL, translated from the coding sequence ATGGAAAGTAACAGACAAAGAAAAGTAGCACAGATCATTCAGGAAGACTTCGCAGAGCTTTTCCGAAAACAGGCTGCAGATAGCAAGCAGAGCATATTGGTATCCGTTTCAGACGTAAAAGTGACCGCAGATTTGGGTATTGCTAAAATTTATTTAAGCATTTTCCCACAGGAGTTCCGTTCTGCCGTAATGAAAGAAATCGAGGAAAATAAACCTCAATACAGAAATTTCATTGGCCAGAAAATGGCAAAACAGGTGCGTATCATTCCACAGCTTAACTTTTATTTAGATACGGCTCTTGATGATGTTGAAAAACTGGAAAGAGAATTAAGAGGCGAAGGCGACAATCCTGTTCTATAG
- the mce gene encoding methylmalonyl-CoA epimerase translates to MKLEHIGIAVKSLGVSDELFAKLLGKESYKKETVEREGVVTSFYETGESKIELLEASNPESPISKFIEKKAEGIHHLAFGVENILEEVKRLKNEGFQFISEEPKEGADNKLVVFLHPKSTNGVLVELCQEKQ, encoded by the coding sequence ATGAAACTAGAACATATCGGTATTGCCGTAAAGTCTTTAGGAGTCTCTGATGAGCTTTTTGCCAAGTTATTAGGAAAAGAATCTTACAAAAAAGAAACGGTAGAAAGGGAAGGGGTAGTGACTTCTTTTTATGAGACCGGAGAAAGTAAAATTGAGCTGTTGGAAGCCAGCAATCCTGAAAGCCCGATCTCAAAATTTATCGAAAAGAAGGCGGAAGGGATCCATCATCTGGCCTTTGGGGTTGAAAATATCCTTGAAGAAGTAAAAAGATTAAAAAATGAAGGATTTCAGTTTATCTCCGAGGAACCGAAAGAAGGTGCTGATAACAAATTAGTTGTATTCCTTCATCCAAAGTCCACAAACGGCGTGCTGGTAGAACTTTGTCAAGAAAAGCAATAA
- a CDS encoding helix-turn-helix domain-containing protein, which produces MEIKSEKKILSFKEALAYLDVSPSLLYKLTSQRTITYFKPNGGKIYFKKADLDYWMLQNENKSKELLEEELLTKIKSKKHE; this is translated from the coding sequence ATGGAAATAAAATCCGAAAAAAAGATTTTAAGCTTTAAAGAAGCATTAGCGTACTTAGATGTATCACCAAGTTTACTTTACAAATTAACATCCCAGCGAACAATCACGTATTTTAAACCCAATGGCGGTAAAATCTATTTCAAGAAAGCAGATTTAGACTATTGGATGCTTCAAAATGAAAATAAAAGCAAGGAGCTTTTAGAAGAAGAATTATTAACAAAAATTAAAAGTAAAAAACATGAATAG
- a CDS encoding DUF3987 domain-containing protein, which produces MEQLKINGGVINELIKEGVYRRLPKILQNITNPFTGRERDIILTSSIGVLSACLPNLYGIYDGDKIYSNLYVMIIAPAASGKGVMNKSRILIDKIHDQTLKNSIKAEKECKEKKKESKEKDDAPCPSIEIKIMPANISTAEMYTYMGASNYGLLIMESEADTMSNMLNNDWSNYSDILRKCFHHEPISISRKMEKIFEDIKEPKLSLVMSGTPEQLKTLIKSKENGLYSRFIVYTFDEISQFKNVFSISTRNNNAVFEEEAKKVFNLYETLVGLKKGEIEFKLTENQVRKFLKELTVMHGVIMDFHPQSFISNLNRHGLILFRVAMILTALRNINNISVAGKKLVCSNVDFILALEITKVFLKHSLITYNTFDDGILSENDEKLLFGLPFQFTRAEAVKLAEMHNIPKRTMDDKLKQWKKKNIITPIRQGLYRRSRNFM; this is translated from the coding sequence ATGGAACAGCTTAAAATAAACGGCGGAGTGATCAACGAACTGATTAAAGAAGGAGTATATCGTAGGCTTCCTAAAATATTGCAAAATATTACTAATCCATTTACAGGACGTGAAAGAGATATAATATTAACATCATCTATTGGAGTATTAAGTGCTTGTTTACCCAATCTGTATGGGATTTATGATGGAGATAAAATTTATTCCAATCTGTATGTAATGATTATTGCTCCGGCAGCATCAGGTAAAGGAGTGATGAATAAATCAAGGATTTTAATTGATAAAATTCACGATCAGACTTTGAAAAACAGTATTAAAGCAGAAAAAGAATGTAAAGAAAAAAAGAAAGAATCCAAAGAAAAAGATGATGCTCCATGCCCATCAATAGAGATCAAAATAATGCCTGCAAATATTTCCACAGCAGAAATGTATACGTATATGGGAGCCTCTAATTATGGATTGTTGATTATGGAATCGGAGGCAGATACTATGAGTAATATGCTCAATAATGACTGGAGTAATTATTCTGATATATTGAGGAAGTGTTTCCACCACGAGCCTATATCTATAAGTCGAAAAATGGAGAAAATATTTGAAGATATTAAAGAGCCGAAACTGTCTCTGGTGATGAGTGGAACGCCGGAACAATTAAAAACATTGATTAAATCCAAAGAAAACGGTTTGTATTCAAGGTTTATTGTATATACCTTTGATGAAATCAGTCAGTTTAAGAATGTATTTTCGATCAGCACCAGGAACAATAATGCTGTATTTGAAGAAGAAGCGAAAAAAGTATTTAATCTTTATGAAACACTAGTAGGTTTAAAAAAGGGAGAGATAGAATTTAAGCTCACTGAAAATCAGGTAAGAAAATTTCTAAAAGAACTTACTGTTATGCATGGGGTAATAATGGACTTTCATCCCCAATCTTTTATATCCAATCTCAATAGGCATGGACTTATTTTATTCAGAGTAGCAATGATATTAACAGCTTTACGTAATATTAATAATATTTCTGTTGCTGGTAAAAAATTAGTGTGTTCCAATGTGGATTTTATATTGGCATTAGAGATAACAAAGGTTTTTCTAAAACACTCATTGATTACTTATAATACATTCGATGATGGTATATTGTCAGAAAATGATGAAAAATTATTATTTGGACTGCCTTTTCAATTTACCAGAGCCGAAGCTGTTAAGTTAGCAGAAATGCATAATATACCTAAAAGAACGATGGATGATAAGCTCAAACAATGGAAGAAAAAAAACATCATTACTCCCATAAGGCAAGGGCTTTATAGACGAAGCAGAAACTTCATGTAA